From Posidoniimonas polymericola, a single genomic window includes:
- a CDS encoding GH39 family glycosyl hydrolase: MNNLSMTLAAALLLTPLAPLSAAEPFDVQVSIDPAETIGPLRPIWRFFGADEPNYVYMKDGEKLTGELGALRPGSVFFRPHNLLTSGDKTPALKWGSSNAYTYDNDGRPVYDWEVVDRIFDTLIAGGVKPYVEVGFMPEVLSRQPTPYRHEWRPGLPYSDIMTGWRQPPKDFAEWENLVYEMAKHCAERYGAQEAASWYWETWNEANMHPGGYWGGTREEFLRLHDHTIAGVRRALPEARVGGPHSAGDGGEFTRAFLEHCLRGKNAATGGEGTPLDFIAFHAKGAPRWEDDHIRMGIAQQLATVDRGFKIVASFPELRETPIIIGECDPEGCAACQGRQFSYRNGTVYSSYTAASFARLHQLADKRGVRLEGALTWAFEFEDQPYFAGFRQLASNGVALPVLNVFRLFSRMGGERVASESSHQTPLDEIIEKGVRDRPDVGCLASVQGERLWVLVWHYHDDDLPGADASVTVSLPSDSVQRVANAWRVDEDHANSYAAWQAMGSPGAPNSEQYRRLQAASRLEALPGTELRNTEGKRAELSTIVPRQGVALFEFELAKSDG; the protein is encoded by the coding sequence ATGAATAACCTGAGTATGACGCTAGCTGCGGCGTTGCTGCTGACGCCGCTCGCCCCGCTGTCGGCGGCCGAACCGTTCGACGTGCAGGTTTCGATCGACCCCGCGGAGACCATCGGGCCGCTGCGGCCGATTTGGCGGTTCTTCGGCGCCGACGAGCCCAACTACGTCTACATGAAGGACGGCGAGAAGCTTACCGGCGAGCTGGGCGCCTTGCGGCCAGGTTCGGTCTTCTTCCGCCCGCACAACCTGCTCACCAGCGGCGACAAGACGCCCGCCCTGAAGTGGGGCAGCTCGAACGCCTACACCTACGACAACGATGGCCGGCCGGTCTACGACTGGGAAGTCGTCGATCGGATCTTTGACACGCTGATCGCGGGCGGAGTGAAGCCTTACGTCGAGGTTGGTTTCATGCCGGAGGTCCTGTCACGCCAGCCGACCCCGTACCGCCACGAGTGGCGGCCGGGTCTCCCCTACAGCGATATCATGACCGGCTGGCGCCAGCCGCCCAAGGACTTCGCCGAGTGGGAAAACCTTGTCTACGAGATGGCGAAGCACTGCGCCGAGAGGTACGGCGCCCAGGAGGCGGCCTCCTGGTATTGGGAGACCTGGAACGAGGCCAACATGCACCCCGGCGGTTACTGGGGTGGGACGCGGGAGGAGTTCCTCCGGCTTCACGACCACACCATCGCCGGCGTGCGGAGGGCGCTGCCGGAGGCCCGGGTCGGCGGTCCGCACTCGGCCGGCGACGGCGGCGAGTTTACCCGGGCGTTCCTCGAACACTGCCTGCGGGGGAAGAATGCCGCCACCGGCGGGGAGGGGACCCCGCTCGATTTCATCGCATTCCACGCCAAAGGGGCGCCCCGGTGGGAGGACGACCACATCCGCATGGGGATCGCCCAGCAGCTGGCGACCGTTGACCGCGGTTTCAAGATTGTCGCCTCATTCCCTGAACTCCGCGAAACTCCGATTATAATTGGCGAGTGCGATCCGGAGGGGTGTGCGGCGTGCCAGGGGCGACAGTTCAGCTACCGCAACGGCACGGTCTACTCGAGCTACACGGCAGCAAGCTTCGCCAGGCTGCACCAGCTGGCGGACAAGCGCGGCGTGCGGCTCGAAGGCGCCCTCACCTGGGCGTTCGAGTTCGAGGACCAGCCGTACTTCGCGGGCTTCCGGCAACTCGCCTCGAACGGCGTGGCGTTGCCAGTGCTGAACGTGTTTCGCCTGTTTTCGCGGATGGGGGGCGAACGGGTCGCCAGCGAAAGCTCGCACCAGACGCCGCTTGATGAGATAATCGAGAAAGGTGTGCGGGACCGGCCCGATGTGGGTTGCCTCGCAAGCGTTCAAGGGGAACGGCTGTGGGTGCTCGTGTGGCACTACCACGACGACGACCTTCCCGGCGCCGACGCGAGCGTCACCGTGAGCCTGCCATCCGACAGCGTGCAGCGCGTCGCCAACGCCTGGCGAGTCGATGAGGATCACGCCAACAGCTACGCGGCGTGGCAAGCGATGGGGTCGCCTGGAGCCCCAAACAGCGAGCAGTATCGGCGGCTGCAGGCCGCGTCGCGACTAGAGGCCCTGCCCGGAACCGAGCTTAGGAACACAGAAGGCAAGCGGGCTGAACTCTCGACAATCGTGCCTCGGCAGGGGGTGGCGTTGTTCGAGTTTGAGCTTGCGAAGAGCGACGGATAA
- a CDS encoding arabinan endo-1,5-alpha-L-arabinosidase: protein MHWAPGCCVLACCAAAAADEAVLSGHVRVHDPSSIVREGGHWRLFSTGWGVQSLTSPDLENWTSGPGVFAQESRPAWIPELVPGFRGHYWAPDIVRVGDEYRLYYSASQFGKQNSGIGLVATRSLDPESKDYSWVDRGAVVTSNPDAPYNAIDPSVLVDDDGRHWMAFGSYWQGLYLVELDPATGLSLKGADKTRLAWAEMIEAPTLIKRDGVYFLFVNHGLCCRGVESTYRILVGRSEAVTGPYLDRDGTPLLEGGGTLVLETLGRRIGPGHVAMVQDGEQRRFGFHYYDRDDRGRSKLGLAEFAWSDDNWPQATNVQLVANDTTPRRPRRRPPQPAASSSGPNPPEP, encoded by the coding sequence ATGCATTGGGCCCCCGGGTGTTGCGTGCTCGCGTGCTGCGCCGCAGCGGCAGCCGACGAAGCGGTGCTCTCGGGGCACGTACGCGTGCACGACCCTTCGTCGATTGTCCGCGAGGGTGGTCACTGGCGGCTGTTCTCGACCGGCTGGGGGGTGCAGTCGCTCACCTCGCCCGATCTTGAGAACTGGACCTCCGGGCCGGGCGTTTTTGCCCAGGAGAGCCGCCCGGCGTGGATCCCCGAGTTGGTCCCGGGCTTCCGGGGCCACTACTGGGCGCCCGACATCGTGCGGGTCGGCGACGAATACCGGCTGTACTACTCTGCTTCGCAGTTTGGCAAGCAGAACTCCGGCATCGGCCTCGTGGCGACACGCTCGCTCGATCCGGAATCCAAAGACTATAGCTGGGTCGACCGCGGCGCGGTGGTGACTTCTAACCCCGACGCGCCCTACAACGCCATCGACCCGTCGGTCCTCGTCGACGACGACGGACGCCACTGGATGGCGTTTGGATCGTACTGGCAGGGCCTGTACCTGGTGGAACTCGACCCGGCGACCGGGCTGTCACTCAAGGGGGCAGACAAGACACGCCTCGCTTGGGCAGAAATGATCGAAGCGCCGACACTAATTAAGCGTGACGGTGTTTATTTTCTGTTTGTGAACCACGGCCTTTGCTGCCGCGGCGTGGAGAGCACCTACCGCATCCTGGTAGGCCGCAGCGAAGCGGTGACCGGCCCCTACCTCGACCGCGACGGCACGCCGCTGCTGGAGGGTGGCGGGACGCTGGTGCTCGAGACGCTCGGCCGGCGGATCGGGCCGGGCCATGTCGCGATGGTTCAGGACGGCGAGCAGCGGCGTTTCGGATTCCACTACTACGACCGCGACGACCGGGGACGCTCGAAGCTGGGGCTCGCCGAGTTCGCCTGGTCGGACGACAACTGGCCGCAAGCGACCAACGTCCAGCTAGTCGCCAATGACACCACTCCTCGCCGACCGCGGCGGCGTCCCCCGCAGCCCGCGGCATCGTCCAGCGGTCCGAATCCTCCCGAGCCCTGA
- a CDS encoding alpha-L-arabinofuranosidase C-terminal domain-containing protein, which translates to MNYRAASLAVRSSACSLAIICLLAGVGDAVEPVEVEVDLSTPGHKVSPRLIGAFFEDINFGADGGLCAELVKNGSLEAPKPLLGWSRLGQGVEIELASEAAMSSANPRYLRLEGGDGASDGGVFNEGFRGMGIRGGGDYRLSFQGRSTAGSAARLRVRVVDEQGQELAGETFTVEGSAWRRHEATLRADTTANKARLELRLVAGKLADLDLISLCPADTWKGRPGGLRRDLVQLLADLKPAFFRFPGGCIVEGSELKYRYQWKTTIGPREERRLIVNRWNTEFAHRPAPDYYQSFNLGFFEYFQLAEDLGSEPLPILNCGMACQFNTSELVPLNELAPYIQDALDLIEFANGSAETTWGAKRAAMGHPEPFGMKLLGVGNEQWGPEYFERYEEFARVLQERHPEIELISTSGPFPSGDLFDYAWPLLRKQQVPIVDEHCYACPDWFLREAHRYDNYDRNGPQAFMGEYAAQSVQIVSPRNRNNLRCAIAEAAFLTGIERNSDVVTMSAYAPLMAHEDGWQWRPNLIWFDNLKSYATPSYYVQQLFSKHRGDITAPVKITDPRPAPPVGGRFGLGSHRSCVEFRKLSVDAENQTVHLGDWETDEGVVRQTSLDSATRVLVGEPVSGDATFTCQARKVSGREGFAIFLRYGDGGSRIEWNIGGWNNKRHGLIDQQAAHSTTPRQVVDAEGTIETGRWYDVKVVVQGERVICSLDGEVVHDVEIPRPQIDRVFAGASTADDGGKAIVKLVNPTDEPTTVRLQLNGLAGGPREAQVIRLSGDPEDENSIDAPQQVSPQASRQRLSGADSTIDLPPHSFTILRTTTKGAQ; encoded by the coding sequence ATGAACTACCGAGCCGCTTCCCTAGCTGTGCGGTCATCGGCCTGCAGCCTGGCGATCATCTGCCTGTTGGCGGGCGTTGGTGACGCCGTCGAGCCGGTGGAGGTCGAGGTTGACCTGTCGACCCCGGGGCACAAGGTCAGCCCGCGGTTGATCGGCGCGTTCTTCGAGGACATCAACTTCGGCGCCGATGGCGGCCTGTGTGCCGAGCTGGTCAAGAACGGCTCGCTCGAAGCGCCCAAACCGCTGCTCGGCTGGAGCAGGCTCGGCCAGGGCGTCGAGATCGAGCTTGCCAGCGAGGCGGCCATGTCTTCGGCCAACCCCCGCTACCTCCGCTTAGAGGGCGGCGACGGCGCGTCGGACGGCGGGGTCTTCAACGAGGGCTTCCGCGGGATGGGCATCCGCGGTGGCGGCGACTACCGGCTCTCGTTCCAGGGCCGCTCGACCGCCGGCAGCGCCGCCAGACTGCGGGTGCGTGTCGTTGACGAGCAGGGCCAAGAGCTGGCCGGCGAGACCTTTACCGTCGAGGGTTCTGCCTGGCGCCGCCACGAGGCGACGCTGCGTGCCGACACGACCGCCAACAAGGCCCGACTCGAATTGCGACTGGTCGCGGGCAAGCTGGCCGATCTCGACCTGATCTCGCTCTGCCCAGCGGACACCTGGAAGGGCCGCCCCGGCGGCCTGCGTCGCGATCTGGTGCAGCTGCTGGCCGACCTCAAGCCGGCGTTCTTCCGGTTCCCGGGGGGCTGCATCGTCGAGGGCAGTGAGCTCAAGTACCGCTACCAGTGGAAGACTACCATCGGCCCGCGTGAAGAGCGGCGGCTGATTGTCAACCGCTGGAACACCGAATTCGCCCACCGCCCTGCGCCGGACTACTACCAGTCGTTCAACCTCGGCTTCTTCGAGTACTTCCAGCTGGCCGAGGACCTTGGCTCCGAGCCGCTTCCGATCCTGAACTGCGGCATGGCGTGCCAGTTCAACACCTCGGAGCTCGTCCCACTCAACGAGCTAGCCCCGTACATCCAGGACGCGCTCGACCTGATCGAGTTCGCCAACGGGTCGGCCGAGACCACCTGGGGCGCTAAGCGGGCGGCGATGGGACACCCCGAGCCGTTCGGCATGAAGCTGCTGGGCGTCGGCAACGAGCAGTGGGGGCCCGAGTACTTCGAGCGGTACGAAGAGTTTGCGCGGGTGCTGCAGGAGCGGCATCCAGAGATCGAGTTGATTTCGACCTCGGGCCCGTTCCCCTCGGGCGACCTGTTCGACTACGCCTGGCCGCTGCTCCGCAAGCAGCAGGTCCCGATTGTTGACGAGCACTGCTACGCCTGCCCGGATTGGTTCCTCCGGGAGGCCCACCGGTACGACAACTACGACCGCAACGGCCCGCAGGCGTTTATGGGCGAGTACGCCGCGCAGTCGGTGCAGATTGTTTCGCCCCGCAACCGCAACAACCTGCGGTGCGCGATCGCCGAGGCCGCCTTCTTGACCGGGATCGAGCGGAACTCGGACGTCGTGACCATGAGCGCGTACGCGCCGCTGATGGCCCACGAGGACGGCTGGCAGTGGCGGCCGAACCTGATCTGGTTCGACAATCTGAAGAGCTACGCGACGCCCAGCTACTACGTGCAGCAGCTGTTCAGCAAGCACCGCGGCGATATCACCGCGCCGGTCAAGATCACCGACCCACGCCCGGCGCCGCCGGTCGGTGGTCGGTTCGGCCTCGGCTCGCACCGCTCGTGCGTCGAGTTCCGCAAGCTGAGCGTGGACGCCGAGAATCAAACCGTGCACCTGGGCGACTGGGAGACCGATGAGGGCGTGGTTAGGCAGACCTCGCTCGACAGCGCGACACGGGTCCTGGTGGGCGAACCGGTCAGCGGCGACGCGACCTTCACCTGCCAGGCACGCAAGGTTTCGGGGCGCGAAGGTTTCGCCATCTTCCTCCGTTACGGGGACGGCGGCTCGCGGATCGAGTGGAATATCGGCGGCTGGAACAACAAGCGGCACGGGCTGATCGATCAGCAAGCGGCCCACTCGACCACCCCGCGGCAGGTCGTTGACGCCGAGGGCACGATCGAGACCGGCCGCTGGTACGACGTCAAGGTCGTGGTGCAGGGCGAACGGGTAATCTGCTCACTCGACGGGGAGGTCGTGCACGACGTCGAAATCCCGAGGCCACAGATTGACCGCGTGTTCGCTGGGGCTTCGACTGCCGATGATGGCGGCAAGGCGATTGTCAAACTCGTGAATCCCACCGATGAACCAACCACGGTGCGGCTGCAGCTCAACGGCCTCGCCGGCGGCCCCCGCGAGGCCCAGGTGATCCGGCTCTCGGGCGATCCGGAAGACGAAAACTCAATCGACGCGCCCCAACAGGTTTCGCCCCAAGCGTCGCGGCAGCGCCTCTCGGGCGCCGACTCGACAATCGACCTGCCACCACACTCCTTTACGATTTTGAGGACGACGACCAAGGGAGCCCAGTAA
- a CDS encoding DUF1559 domain-containing protein yields the protein MRVNHKKTGFTLVELLVVIAIIGVLIALLLPAVQAAREAARRSQCMNQLRQLSLAMLNYESARGGLPPMAKAWSGAKLQSLYAAGLGPPTATGWYDDHGWYIPVMPYIEQSQLADVGNPDASLSHASNYPVRTAFISMFACPSDIGLQRNEWNSQTWARVRSNYVVNAGNTVYGQHDILTTNAGCDACTAYKNAGFPVVTAGGGPFIPEKVGKISKILDGTSNTMMMAEVVVLPENGNAWGGPYSDAQSALGGQTFTGVNAPNSQNPDALARQGEWFGGVSGVWQDANLPVNPLSGKPSAPASFPQGGGRGGVTGVPASATVDNPGGTKQQHIAARSRHPGGVVASRCDGSVTLITDGIDIIAWNAMTSARGGEVVTTDQ from the coding sequence ATGCGAGTCAATCACAAGAAAACGGGTTTCACCCTCGTCGAGCTGCTGGTCGTAATCGCGATCATTGGCGTCTTGATCGCGCTGCTGCTGCCGGCGGTGCAGGCGGCCCGCGAAGCGGCCCGGCGGTCGCAGTGCATGAACCAGCTGCGGCAGTTGTCACTGGCGATGCTCAACTACGAGTCAGCCCGAGGGGGCCTGCCCCCGATGGCCAAGGCCTGGAGTGGAGCTAAGCTGCAATCTCTCTACGCTGCGGGGCTTGGCCCTCCCACCGCAACCGGCTGGTACGACGACCACGGCTGGTACATCCCCGTGATGCCCTACATCGAGCAATCGCAGCTTGCCGACGTCGGCAACCCAGACGCCTCGCTGAGCCACGCCAGCAATTACCCTGTGCGGACCGCGTTCATCAGCATGTTTGCGTGCCCGTCGGATATCGGCCTGCAGCGCAACGAGTGGAACAGCCAGACGTGGGCCCGGGTTCGATCCAACTACGTGGTCAATGCTGGCAACACCGTCTATGGCCAACACGATATTCTCACAACTAACGCGGGCTGCGACGCCTGCACGGCATACAAGAATGCTGGGTTCCCCGTTGTCACCGCCGGCGGCGGCCCGTTCATTCCTGAGAAGGTCGGCAAGATCAGCAAGATCCTCGACGGCACTTCCAACACCATGATGATGGCCGAGGTCGTTGTCCTCCCCGAGAACGGCAATGCGTGGGGCGGCCCCTACTCAGACGCACAATCCGCGCTTGGCGGACAGACGTTTACCGGGGTGAATGCTCCAAATTCGCAAAACCCGGACGCCCTAGCGCGGCAGGGAGAGTGGTTCGGCGGCGTGAGTGGCGTTTGGCAAGACGCCAATCTGCCAGTCAATCCGCTGTCGGGCAAGCCGAGCGCTCCTGCTAGCTTCCCGCAAGGCGGCGGGCGCGGCGGCGTGACGGGGGTTCCCGCGTCTGCAACGGTAGACAACCCAGGTGGCACCAAGCAGCAGCACATCGCGGCCCGCAGTCGGCACCCTGGCGGTGTGGTTGCTTCGCGATGCGACGGGTCGGTTACCCTCATCACCGACGGCATCGATATCATTGCCTGGAACGCGATGACCTCGGCCCGCGGCGGTGAAGTCGTCACCACCGATCAGTAG
- a CDS encoding LamG domain-containing protein encodes MTKHSPSSSTAAKLRWAAAVALLLGLAPSVHGQNVALWNFEDGTDGAEFTPLGEADGSGGSTDTVNAILMRGFNEQFGPSWTSQTPSGSGLAMNLEVGAGDPNTTSDGYATEGALHDWTSPTWTISTDILLRDIAGWRTMIGRDGSSVGSPESDFYLVKNGIDDRFRVNLVTSGGERAIVDGAPAGGVQTDTWYNVAAVSDGTTLGLFVDGEQVGFHTYQGEGSANDFMSSALNWTFGRGWYNGGFVDHVDGIMDNVLVTTDVLFETDISTPLELQIDPVTGEARLKNTSTADISIDYYRVDSANGSLLTADFNGTTGWDSLSDQGLDSIGPGTGESWDEATVALSASRLVEQFLSGDTTIAPYNSVSLGVPVNPALLGAMGDIEFRYAPAGGALTLATVTIGAFVDDLPGDFNMDGTVDAADYTVWRDNPGTYTQADYDTWAANYGATLNVGGAAGAVPEPTALLSVAAFGCLVAARRRRLG; translated from the coding sequence ATGACGAAGCACTCCCCCAGCTCCAGCACCGCGGCCAAGCTGCGATGGGCGGCTGCGGTCGCCCTGCTGCTCGGCCTCGCGCCGAGTGTCCACGGCCAGAACGTCGCCCTGTGGAACTTTGAAGACGGAACCGACGGCGCCGAATTTACTCCGCTCGGCGAAGCCGACGGCTCGGGCGGTTCGACCGACACCGTCAACGCAATTTTGATGCGGGGCTTCAACGAGCAGTTCGGCCCGAGCTGGACCAGCCAGACCCCGTCGGGCAGCGGCCTGGCGATGAATCTGGAGGTTGGCGCCGGCGACCCGAACACCACCTCGGACGGCTACGCCACCGAGGGCGCCCTGCACGACTGGACCTCGCCTACCTGGACAATCTCGACAGATATTCTGCTGCGCGATATTGCCGGCTGGCGGACGATGATTGGCCGTGATGGCTCGTCGGTGGGGTCCCCCGAGTCGGACTTCTACCTGGTCAAGAATGGCATCGACGACCGGTTCCGGGTGAACCTAGTTACCTCCGGTGGCGAGCGGGCGATTGTCGACGGCGCCCCTGCGGGCGGTGTCCAGACAGACACTTGGTACAACGTCGCCGCCGTGAGCGACGGGACCACACTCGGCCTGTTCGTGGATGGCGAGCAGGTTGGCTTCCACACCTACCAGGGCGAGGGCTCCGCAAACGACTTCATGTCGTCGGCCCTTAACTGGACATTCGGACGCGGCTGGTACAACGGCGGCTTTGTCGACCACGTCGACGGCATCATGGACAACGTGCTTGTAACCACCGATGTGCTGTTCGAGACCGACATCTCGACCCCGCTCGAGCTGCAGATCGACCCGGTCACCGGAGAGGCGCGCCTGAAGAACACCAGCACCGCGGACATCTCGATCGACTACTACCGGGTCGACAGCGCCAACGGCTCGCTGCTGACCGCCGACTTCAACGGCACGACCGGCTGGGACTCGCTGAGCGACCAGGGCCTCGACTCGATCGGCCCGGGAACGGGTGAGTCGTGGGACGAGGCAACCGTCGCCCTGTCGGCCAGCCGCCTTGTGGAGCAGTTCCTTTCGGGTGACACCACCATCGCGCCCTACAACAGCGTTTCGCTGGGCGTGCCGGTGAACCCCGCGTTGCTTGGGGCGATGGGCGACATTGAATTCCGCTACGCGCCTGCGGGCGGCGCCCTGACGCTGGCCACCGTGACGATCGGCGCGTTCGTCGACGACCTGCCGGGTGACTTCAACATGGACGGCACGGTCGACGCGGCCGACTACACCGTTTGGCGGGACAACCCCGGGACCTACACTCAGGCCGACTACGACACTTGGGCCGCCAACTACGGCGCCACGCTCAACGTGGGCGGTGCGGCTGGTGCGGTCCCCGAGCCGACCGCGTTGCTGTCGGTCGCCGCGTTCGGTTGCCTGGTTGCCGCCCGCCGGCGCCGTCTTGGCTGA
- a CDS encoding LamG domain-containing protein, translated as MFALTATLAVCSVANAATVAYWDFEDGTAGQEFTPVGDANGSGGSVDTANGILMRGYNEEFGPNFTSATSDLTGLAMDLVIGVAPNTTSDGYVTEGALHGWSPEQWTIETQVMLRDVNGWRTMVGRDGSTQSEPESDFYLVKNGIDNQFRLNYDTVGGQRWILDGQPAGGVQPDTWYGVAATSDGQTLSLLINEGEGYQVVSTLDITAQTVADNAIPNSALNWTFGRGWYNGGFVDHVDGIMDNVRFSDVALGAGDLIPLAVVPEPAAAVLILLSLPLAACRRR; from the coding sequence ATGTTTGCCTTAACCGCCACGCTTGCAGTGTGCAGCGTCGCCAACGCGGCCACGGTCGCCTACTGGGACTTTGAGGACGGCACTGCCGGCCAGGAGTTCACCCCGGTCGGTGACGCGAACGGCAGCGGCGGTTCGGTCGACACGGCCAACGGCATCCTGATGCGTGGCTACAACGAAGAGTTCGGACCCAATTTCACGTCCGCCACTTCGGACCTGACTGGCCTGGCGATGGACCTCGTGATCGGCGTGGCGCCAAACACCACCTCGGACGGCTACGTTACCGAAGGCGCCCTGCACGGCTGGTCGCCCGAGCAGTGGACCATTGAGACTCAAGTCATGCTCCGGGATGTCAACGGCTGGCGGACCATGGTGGGTCGCGACGGCTCCACCCAGAGCGAGCCGGAATCGGACTTCTACCTGGTGAAGAACGGCATCGACAACCAGTTCCGCCTGAACTACGACACCGTGGGTGGGCAGCGTTGGATCCTCGATGGCCAACCGGCCGGCGGCGTGCAGCCCGATACATGGTACGGCGTCGCGGCTACGAGCGACGGGCAAACCCTCTCCCTCCTGATCAACGAGGGCGAGGGCTACCAGGTAGTTTCGACCCTCGACATCACTGCTCAAACCGTTGCGGACAACGCGATCCCGAACTCGGCCCTCAACTGGACCTTCGGCCGAGGCTGGTACAACGGCGGCTTTGTCGACCATGTCGACGGCATCATGGACAACGTCCGGTTCAGTGACGTCGCCCTCGGCGCCGGCGACCTGATCCCACTGGCTGTTGTTCCTGAGCCGGCCGCGGCGGTCCTCATCCTGCTGAGCCTGCCGCTCGCCGCCTGTCGGCGTCGCTAG
- a CDS encoding LamG-like jellyroll fold domain-containing protein, whose protein sequence is MFAFARCRTSLVGPALSTLLAFAGVASESQAVITHQYLFNSGDGLTIVDSVGTANGSALDGATVNVADSRLVLDGVSGYGALPGPDIAVNTYSAISLESWFVQNGNTNQFTFLAGFGRTSEGLNGESANLGYDYLMLQPTRGPGDQGSRGAISFGTFDGEVGVTDGARDLNDGQLHHVVMTVDATDLAYYVDGIQIGTAPLSDVPDASLANVSTDLAYLGRALYPDPFFEGSIFEFTVHDNALSATDVETRFQSGCIAGCGEPLQFVVDRDTGVGTFTNELAIQNIVAYSISSAAGAIDTANWASVADNGDADSGGSIDADDVWQLGATINSTEISETDPIGGGGPDDGFGVGADVSLGALWTKSPFEDLTVSVTTFDGISEATFELPVTFTGNGGAGFSRSDLDVDGDIDADDYATLMANHLQTLAGTTAVETFPFGDIDGDLDNDFSDFRLFKNDFIAANGAAAFAALGAVPEPSTALLVGLSAFGLTACRRRS, encoded by the coding sequence ATGTTTGCTTTCGCGCGCTGTCGCACATCTCTGGTCGGACCTGCCCTGTCCACTTTGCTGGCGTTTGCCGGCGTCGCCTCGGAATCGCAGGCGGTCATCACCCATCAGTACCTTTTCAATAGCGGCGATGGTTTGACCATCGTCGATAGCGTTGGCACGGCCAACGGCTCGGCGCTTGACGGCGCCACAGTCAACGTCGCCGACAGCCGTCTGGTGCTCGACGGCGTCTCCGGTTACGGCGCGTTGCCGGGTCCCGACATCGCGGTGAACACCTACTCCGCCATCAGCCTCGAGTCTTGGTTTGTCCAAAACGGCAACACCAATCAATTCACCTTCCTGGCCGGCTTCGGCCGCACGAGCGAAGGCCTGAACGGAGAGTCCGCCAACCTCGGCTACGACTACCTGATGCTGCAGCCGACCCGCGGCCCCGGCGACCAGGGCAGCCGCGGAGCCATCTCGTTCGGCACGTTCGACGGCGAAGTTGGCGTCACCGACGGCGCCCGCGACCTAAACGACGGCCAGCTGCACCACGTCGTGATGACGGTCGATGCGACCGACCTCGCCTACTACGTCGACGGCATCCAGATCGGCACCGCCCCGCTTTCCGATGTGCCCGACGCCTCGCTGGCGAACGTCAGCACCGACCTTGCCTACCTCGGCCGGGCGCTCTACCCGGACCCGTTCTTCGAGGGCTCGATCTTCGAATTCACCGTCCACGACAACGCCCTTTCCGCCACCGACGTCGAGACCCGCTTCCAGAGCGGCTGTATCGCCGGCTGTGGTGAGCCCCTGCAGTTCGTTGTGGACCGCGACACGGGCGTCGGAACCTTCACGAACGAGCTGGCGATCCAGAACATAGTCGCGTACTCGATCTCGTCGGCCGCCGGCGCGATTGACACCGCCAACTGGGCCAGCGTCGCAGACAACGGGGACGCCGACAGCGGCGGCTCGATCGACGCCGACGACGTCTGGCAGCTCGGCGCCACGATCAACTCGACCGAGATTAGCGAGACCGACCCGATCGGCGGCGGCGGCCCGGACGACGGATTCGGCGTTGGCGCCGACGTCAGCCTGGGCGCCCTGTGGACCAAGTCGCCCTTCGAAGACCTCACCGTCAGCGTGACCACGTTCGACGGGATTTCTGAGGCGACCTTCGAACTGCCCGTGACCTTCACCGGCAACGGCGGGGCCGGCTTCAGCCGCAGCGACCTCGATGTCGACGGCGACATCGACGCCGACGACTACGCCACGCTGATGGCCAACCACCTCCAGACTCTGGCGGGGACCACCGCGGTCGAGACCTTCCCCTTCGGCGACATCGACGGTGACCTCGACAACGACTTCAGCGACTTCCGCCTGTTCAAGAACGACTTCATCGCCGCCAACGGCGCGGCGGCTTTCGCGGCCCTCGGCGCCGTGCCCGAGCCGTCGACCGCGCTGCTGGTGGGCCTGTCGGCCTTCGGGCTGACGGCGTGCCGTCGCCGCAGCTAG